In Acipenser ruthenus chromosome 1, fAciRut3.2 maternal haplotype, whole genome shotgun sequence, the genomic stretch tgtgatatcttgtaacaattgtaagtcgccctggataagggcgtctgctaagaaataaataataatttataaacacatccataataaaagaaaacagataaaggggagactatatatatatatatatatatatatatatatcacatgatTAAAGctatttgttgtgttgcttagtaatattgGTAGCACAACGAGTGATTGTGTATAAATTGTTTTTTGCAAGATTTGCGTAACCAAACAGTTGTTTgcagaccacctggagtttactcgcAGACCGCAGGTTGGGATCCACTGTGCTACTGCATGTATcttaagttttaaaactgaacgcACACCCTTTTACAAATTCTGTGCTTCACACAGGATGCAAGGTGTGCAGTTTACATGTGTATCATACTCCAAGTCACAACCTACATGAATACTAACCCGTTTCTCTTGCAGCTGTCATCAAAAAGTAACGTTAGAGTAACGTTAAAAGTATGATTATTCTACTAAGCATTACAATTTACTTTACCCCTCTACCAGAGGGGCGCATTTTACATGGGactttaaatgaaactgcttgGTTATGTGCGTATCATATTCCGAAAATTACAGTGCATTGTATAAGATTTAAATGGGTAATTAGATAGAAACAACTCCCTACTAGACAACAAAAAAGAAAGCTGGCTATGAAAGACACGACAACAAGTACTGTGTAGTATATCAGTCTTCAAATCCTAGCATGGCTTTGTTAAACCACTAATATATAGATTGGATGACTTTTAGGCAAGGCTGTCCCATCACCTTGAAGAACTCAGTGCTGAAAAAGCAAGAACTGAAGCTCACATCCGGTCTTTAAAGAAAAGAAGCCTTGACCTAAGAGTAAGTCATTTTCCATTTGTAATGCATTTATAAAAACACAGCTGGCACTTTTCTTGCTTGAATATCAGATGAAGCacacaaaatattttcttttttttctgtatatttaTATGAGCTACTCTCAGAATGTATCAATACTTAATTTTATTACAGAATTGCCCAAATACAAGTATTTCATTTTGACATGCTGATGCACTCTAAAAACTGCTGAAATCAAAATACACTGGCAGCACAGACAGGatttgtgtacagtacagtacgttAACTTAGTAACACCGATACCGATGCGGAGTCCAAACACAAAATACTTGGGCAATACTAGAAATATGTTTCCATTTCCCTTCTGTGTGATGGCCatcatcaaaataaaaaaacatcattaaTTGCATACTCAATATAAATGCTTGGTAGttttatacaaaacaaattaCCAACTGCAATCTACCTTACGTttaactttattattttgtaGGGTACTGCAGATCTGATGAAACAACAGATCTCTGAAAGATACGACACAATAAGAAAAGCACTGCACAGAGACGAGCAAGCTACCTTAGAAACTATAGAAGAAGACAACAGAGTGACCAGTGGTAGGCTAAACAAAGTCATCAAGGGATGGAGTGAGCACCTGGCCCAGGTTCAAAAGGAattcaaaaacatacaaaaatccCTGGAGCAGACCAGAGCTGGCTATGCACTGCAGGTCAGTggcgtttctgtttttttttaattattaattcatTTCAGGGTTTGTGTGGTATTACCAAGTACATTTAAAGGGTTCAACagttactgtatgtgtatgtgttaCTCAGCAGTGTAAGCaaaactagggcagcagtgtggagtagcggttagggctctggactctggaccgaagggtcgtgggttcaatccccggtggaggacactgctgttgtacccttgagcaaggtactttacctagattgctccagtaaaaactcaactgtataaatgataattgtatgtaaaaataatgtgatatcttgtaacaattgtaagtcgccctggataagggcgtctgctaagaaataaataataataaactcagcAGGTGAGATTTTTCAATCATTAAAATCGCAAGCCTTGTAATTTAACTCTCATCTGCACTGCGGACAGCATGACTACACAGCATTTTGAAATAGTTAATAGATTTAGGTATTTCTACCAAGCTTCACAAGGTTCAGTCCGAAGATAAAAACATGAGACAGATAAAAAAAGGAAGTTTAGTTAATGACTCAAATCACTGGGTATCCATGCTTTTCTGGAGGTTTATGAGTTTTTACACTTACATTTTCTATACACAGGACCTGCACCAAATATAGTGCTGTTTATTAATACAACTGTTAATTGAATAATGTCTTTATAAcactgctgatttttttttttttatatatatataaaacaggacATCAGTGTTGAGCTCAGGTAACATTATCTTTACTATTTTTTTATCTATTATCTACCAAAAACTAAGGAAAATCCATAATGTTTTGAGATGtaaatatttttgctttttttatccattacattaaatgtacagtatactagTACTGAAAATAAACTATATAAGTAATACTAAAAGTAGTATTAAAGTTATAAATCAACATGGCAAATGTTTCAACAAGATCAAGGTATTTAGAAATATATTAGGTGGTTATAAATTATAGTTTTCAGCCATTATAATAACATTTGGTTTAGAGGAATTGTACCCTTTCAGTTTTATTTCCTGTACTTCCTTACTAATGTTTTATAGTGTTGTTCAACAAAACCATGTTGTACACCCTTCCAGCTATCACAAGAAAACTGAGATTGGGGAGTTGGGGATACAAATGAATGAATCAAGAATTCAAAGACTGTTGAAAATCTTGCAAAATATTTCAAAAGATCTTGAAGCACAATTGAAACGAAAATCATTCTTGCTgggtaattatttatatatatatatatatatatatatatatatatatatatatatatatatatatataatttttttttttttgacattttaagaGATGTATGCATCTAAAAATGTAATGCAGAATTATGATGTGTTCTGTAGAACCAAAAGTCTGGTGTGAAATACGCCTTACTCCTTGTTTTCTCAAAATTGATTCACAAATCTGTGTTCTACCTAATCAAATAACATGAAAGTCTGTATCTCAccaattcatttttcaaaaccATTTACAATCAACTTGCGTTTTCTATTGCAGTAACCCTTTTTACACTTCTGAAAAGCTCTGTAATTAAAAGTGAtcttaaattatttgttttatctCAGACTATTCTACGGTCACCTTTGACCAGAATACATCACACAAAAACCTGATGGTGTCTAAGGATCAAACCAGCATGTGCTTTACCAGTGAACCACAGCCAGCGGCCGACAATCCGCTTCAGTTTGATAAGGTCTGCAGTGCTCTTGGCACAACAAGTTGGCTCACAGGAAGGCACTACTGGGAGGTGGATGTCAAGTGCTGCTCTGATTGGAGTGTCGGAATAGCCTACAGGACAATTGAGCGCAAAGGAAAACTGAAAACTGCTAAGCTGGGAAGAAACAGGCACTCCTGGTGTATCGAGCTCAGGGATAACCAGCTTTCAGCCTGGCACAATGATCGTCATATCAGCTGTGGGATAAGGCATCCTACTTTACATCGAGTCGGTGTGTTTGTGGATTACGAAAAGGGCCTCCTAGCATTTTACAATGCCAGTACCATGAAGCCCATACAGGAGATTTCTTGCGTGACAGGCGCAGTTTTTGACAGAATGCGCCACCACTTCACCGAGCCAGTCTTGCCTGCTTTCCGACTTTTCCCCTCCCATTCCAGACCATCCACACCTGACCATATTGAAATCTGCACCCTGGACAAATAGCTCACAGTATTTGGGTGCCCTTTTAtcacataaataaatgattttcCTTTCCATACACCTGCCTGCTAAGCCTTAACTTCTATCTCTTGTAGAAGAATACAAGAGATAACCAGTAATGCTCCAATTGTGTGCTTATTTTTATACTAtacaaaatttatatatatatatatatatatatatatatatatagtctatttGGAAACTATAAGTAAAATGTATGTTAACAAAAATACAACTTGTGTAGTTGTCAAAGTAACATAATATCAAGTATACAATTATTCTACTGGAATACTTACTCCATGCATTATCCATTACAGATGCACATTtccttcatgaaaaaaaacaacatacattcAGCTCTTTAAAGTACACATATAACCATTGCTAGATActgcaactattttttttttattctgtaggACCATAAGAGTATTTAAACGGTTAAACTTTGCTGTAATGATCTAGTACCAGAAATAAAGTTGAGGAGTTTGTAACAGTGTAGCTTGGAAAGAAATAGGACCCAGGTCACCAGAGTAACATCTGAGACAGGCCCTCCCAAATTCCTGAAGCCTGGATTAAGCCTCTGAATCAGTAAAAAACAGCAAGCATGGATGCACCTGGTTCTCAAGGTTGGTTGTTGCAAAAAGGCACAGTTCTAATTAGGAGAGaagctggtctttgttccagtgaATTATACAGTCAGTCAGAGAAAGGAAAGAGCAGCTGACAACAGCCTCACCGATTAGCTCTTCGCAATATTCAAAAGGAACATCACAGAATTTGGTCAGAATTGTGAGAaacttaaataatacaaaaaggacaTAAAGCGAATAATACCAACAGGATCGCCACTGAAAAAGAGGAAAGGTCAGCAATCGTTGAACCAATACATGAATGAACTGATCTGGCCTGCCAGCACCGGTCAAATTTACAGCAAGATTTCTTATATACTGGGCGAGACTGGGTTTGTCTGACCAGGAATACAGACAGACTCTACTGCAAGTGGAACCACAGACAGCTGAATCATACCCTGCATTGACTCTGCAAGGCAAAAGAGATTTAacagaatctatatgtgggaatgtaatattatatattatataaaaatatatatacac encodes the following:
- the si:dkey-219e21.4 gene encoding E3 ubiquitin-protein ligase TRIM62 isoform X2, whose product is MAEKEQEKPLDKDPEQQCGVSTTAHGNSAQASNRIHDFNLQPQHSSECNDPFPRSPKLGRAATGRNLEARLSHHLEELSAEKARTEAHIRSLKKRSLDLRGTADLMKQQISERYDTIRKALHRDEQATLETIEEDNRVTSGRLNKVIKGWSEHLAQVQKEFKNIQKSLEQTRAGYALQDISVELSYHKKTEIGELGIQMNESRIQRLLKILQNISKDLEAQLKRKSFLLDYSTVTFDQNTSHKNLMVSKDQTSMCFTSEPQPAADNPLQFDKVCSALGTTSWLTGRHYWEVDVKCCSDWSVGIAYRTIERKGKLKTAKLGRNRHSWCIELRDNQLSAWHNDRHISCGIRHPTLHRVGVFVDYEKGLLAFYNASTMKPIQEISCVTGAVFDRMRHHFTEPVLPAFRLFPSHSRPSTPDHIEICTLDK
- the si:dkey-219e21.4 gene encoding E3 ubiquitin-protein ligase TRIM62 isoform X1; protein product: MTMAEKEQEKPLDKDPEQQCGVSTTAHGNSAQASNRIHDFNLQPQHSSECNDPFPRSPKLGRAATGRNLEARLSHHLEELSAEKARTEAHIRSLKKRSLDLRGTADLMKQQISERYDTIRKALHRDEQATLETIEEDNRVTSGRLNKVIKGWSEHLAQVQKEFKNIQKSLEQTRAGYALQDISVELSYHKKTEIGELGIQMNESRIQRLLKILQNISKDLEAQLKRKSFLLDYSTVTFDQNTSHKNLMVSKDQTSMCFTSEPQPAADNPLQFDKVCSALGTTSWLTGRHYWEVDVKCCSDWSVGIAYRTIERKGKLKTAKLGRNRHSWCIELRDNQLSAWHNDRHISCGIRHPTLHRVGVFVDYEKGLLAFYNASTMKPIQEISCVTGAVFDRMRHHFTEPVLPAFRLFPSHSRPSTPDHIEICTLDK